From a region of the Halolamina sp. CBA1230 genome:
- a CDS encoding 50S ribosomal protein L10, with product MSEAENVRKTDTVPEWKQQEVDELVDFLERYDAVGVVGVTGIPSRQLQSMRRGLYGTAEVRMSRNTLMTRAVQEVDEGLEQLAEQISGEVAFVGTNDNPFGLYKELEASKTPAPIGAGEVAPNDIVIPEGDTGIDPGPFVGELQSVGASARIMEGSIKVTEDSHVLDAGETVSEDLANVLSEMGIEPKEVGLDLRAVYADGVLFEPDELAIDVDEYREDVQAAAAAARNLSVNAAYPTAENAGTLLAKAAGEAKSVGLEATIVNEELAPDLIGKADAQLRALAAQIDDEEALPEELQGVEAPAATEEVDEDEEQGDEEADAEDADESEPEDDSDDDEDAGGEGLGEMFG from the coding sequence ATGAGCGAAGCCGAGAACGTCCGCAAGACCGACACGGTGCCCGAGTGGAAGCAGCAGGAGGTCGACGAGCTCGTCGACTTCCTCGAGCGCTACGACGCCGTCGGCGTCGTCGGCGTCACGGGCATCCCCTCGCGACAGCTCCAGAGCATGCGCCGCGGGCTCTACGGCACCGCCGAGGTGCGCATGAGCCGCAACACGCTCATGACCCGCGCCGTGCAGGAGGTCGACGAGGGGCTCGAACAGCTCGCCGAGCAGATCAGCGGCGAGGTCGCCTTCGTCGGCACGAACGACAACCCGTTCGGGCTGTACAAGGAGCTGGAAGCCTCGAAGACCCCGGCGCCGATCGGCGCCGGCGAGGTCGCCCCCAACGACATCGTCATCCCCGAGGGTGACACCGGGATCGACCCCGGCCCGTTCGTGGGCGAACTCCAGTCGGTCGGTGCCTCCGCGCGGATCATGGAGGGGTCGATCAAGGTCACGGAGGACTCCCACGTGCTCGACGCCGGGGAGACCGTCTCCGAGGACCTGGCGAACGTGCTCTCCGAGATGGGTATCGAGCCCAAGGAGGTCGGTCTCGACCTGCGCGCCGTGTACGCCGACGGCGTGCTGTTCGAGCCCGACGAGCTCGCCATCGACGTCGACGAGTACCGCGAGGACGTCCAGGCCGCCGCCGCGGCTGCCCGGAACCTCTCGGTCAACGCTGCCTACCCGACGGCCGAGAACGCGGGCACGCTGCTCGCGAAGGCCGCCGGCGAGGCCAAATCCGTCGGCCTCGAGGCGACGATCGTCAACGAGGAGCTCGCGCCCGATCTGATCGGCAAGGCGGACGCTCAGCTGCGTGCGCTGGCCGCCCAGATCGACGACGAGGAGGCGCTCCCCGAGGAGCTGCAGGGCGTCGAAGCCCCGGCAGCGACCGAGGAGGTCGACGAGGACGAGGAACAGGGCGACGAAGAAGCTGATGCCGAGGACGCCGACGAGTCCGAACCGGAGGACGACTCCGACGACGACGAGGACGCCGGCGGCGAGGGTCTCGGCGAGATGTTCGGGTAA
- the rpl12p gene encoding 50S ribosomal protein P1: protein MEYVYAALTLNESGEEINEENVTAVLEAAGVDVEESRVKALVAALEDVDIEDAIETAAAAPAAGGAAAGGAGGSADEAEEEDESEDEADEAEAEEEEEDEDEGESGEGLGELFG, encoded by the coding sequence ATGGAATACGTCTACGCTGCACTCACGCTGAACGAATCGGGCGAGGAGATCAACGAGGAGAACGTCACCGCGGTGCTCGAAGCCGCGGGCGTCGACGTCGAGGAGTCCCGCGTCAAGGCCCTCGTGGCCGCGCTGGAGGACGTCGACATCGAGGACGCCATCGAGACGGCCGCCGCCGCGCCCGCCGCGGGCGGTGCGGCCGCCGGCGGCGCTGGCGGTAGCGCCGACGAAGCCGAGGAGGAAGACGAGTCCGAGGACGAGGCCGACGAGGCCGAGGCCGAGGAAGAGGAGGAAGACGAGGACGAGGGCGAGTCCGGCGAAGGGCTGGGCGAGCTGTTCGGTTAA
- a CDS encoding DUF6176 family protein yields MAEPTLLRQRVDPDRVEDLREWIAEVRTRPDEHVETLRNEGVYTETAFLERIDGDPYLTYYLETESVAAVFEAFENSEFDIDAEHEAVMREVLESGENVADAEVLYHQVNPDRPAEVVRDD; encoded by the coding sequence ATGGCCGAGCCAACGCTCCTCAGACAGCGCGTCGACCCCGATCGCGTCGAAGACCTCCGCGAGTGGATCGCGGAGGTCCGGACCCGGCCGGACGAACACGTCGAGACACTCCGTAACGAGGGCGTCTACACCGAAACCGCGTTCCTCGAACGCATCGACGGCGACCCCTACCTCACGTACTACCTGGAGACCGAGAGCGTCGCGGCGGTGTTCGAGGCGTTCGAGAACTCCGAGTTCGACATCGACGCCGAGCACGAGGCGGTGATGCGGGAGGTACTCGAGTCGGGGGAGAACGTCGCCGACGCGGAGGTGCTGTACCACCAGGTGAACCCCGACAGGCCTGCCGAGGTCGTCCGGGACGACTGA
- a CDS encoding DUF420 domain-containing protein, with the protein MNVRATVRDHTLGTATILSAVSLALVFAAALRVVPAETLPRAPSTVVDAIPHLNAVISAAAFVTIVAGVRAIRRGDVERHRKLMGAAFGLFATFLVAYLYRVALVGPSEFPGSGLLETIYLAILGIHITLAVVCVPLVFYALLLAWSHPVSAIPETNHRKVGKVAAPLWATSFALGVVVYLLLYAVA; encoded by the coding sequence ATGAACGTCCGTGCAACCGTCCGCGACCACACGCTCGGGACGGCGACGATCCTCTCGGCGGTCTCGCTCGCGCTGGTGTTCGCCGCCGCGCTGCGTGTCGTGCCCGCCGAGACACTGCCCCGTGCGCCGTCGACCGTCGTCGACGCCATCCCGCACCTGAACGCGGTGATCAGCGCCGCCGCGTTCGTCACCATCGTCGCCGGCGTCCGGGCGATCCGGCGGGGGGACGTCGAGCGCCACCGGAAACTGATGGGTGCCGCGTTCGGCCTGTTCGCCACCTTCCTCGTCGCCTACCTCTACCGCGTCGCGCTCGTTGGGCCGTCGGAGTTCCCCGGATCGGGGCTGCTCGAGACGATCTACCTCGCGATCCTCGGGATCCACATCACGCTCGCGGTGGTCTGCGTGCCGCTGGTGTTCTACGCGCTGCTGCTTGCGTGGAGCCACCCCGTCTCGGCGATCCCGGAGACGAACCACCGGAAAGTCGGGAAGGTCGCGGCGCCGCTGTGGGCGACCTCGTTCGCGCTCGGCGTGGTGGTGTACCTGCTGCTCTACGCCGTCGCCTGA